From a single Chitinophaga sp. Cy-1792 genomic region:
- a CDS encoding epoxide hydrolase family protein, with product MAEITPFKIAVPQEVLNDLSTRLQQTRWTDEPENAGWNYGTNPTYLRELVAYWQHQYDWRAQEEALNKLPQFKTTIDGVAIHFIHVRGKSKNPKPLILTHGWPDSFYRFHKVIPMLTDPASYGGDAAQDFDLVIPSIPGFGFSDSVPQSSDKTAILWAKLMTEVLGYQSFYAAGGDIGSTISKSLANQFPSLVSAIHITDVGYPNGREDWATMSAPEQEFGRFIQQWFFAEGAFNLIQTTKPQTLGYGLNDSPVGLASWIVEKFHGWSGKPENLDDHFTKDVLLTNIMIYWITQTINTSIRTYAEESKVAWTTGLKSEMKVEVPTGVSLFPGEAPFPIEWVNRKVNVQQFNIIEKGSHFAALDAPDLFSKELSDFFYNRSK from the coding sequence ATGGCTGAAATCACACCTTTTAAAATAGCAGTACCACAGGAAGTCCTGAACGATTTGTCAACAAGATTACAGCAAACACGCTGGACGGATGAGCCGGAAAATGCTGGTTGGAATTATGGAACAAATCCGACCTATCTGCGGGAGTTGGTAGCATATTGGCAACATCAATATGATTGGAGAGCGCAGGAGGAAGCACTAAATAAGCTGCCCCAGTTTAAGACAACCATAGATGGTGTCGCGATTCATTTCATACATGTCAGGGGGAAATCTAAAAATCCCAAACCTTTGATCTTAACGCACGGTTGGCCCGATAGCTTCTACAGGTTTCATAAAGTAATTCCGATGCTTACTGATCCGGCAAGTTACGGAGGTGATGCAGCGCAGGATTTTGATCTGGTCATACCTTCCATCCCTGGTTTCGGATTTTCGGATAGTGTTCCTCAGAGCAGTGATAAAACCGCAATTTTATGGGCTAAACTAATGACAGAGGTATTAGGATATCAGTCATTTTATGCTGCCGGAGGAGATATCGGTTCCACGATCAGCAAATCATTGGCGAATCAATTTCCTTCGTTGGTATCAGCTATTCATATAACAGATGTTGGCTATCCAAACGGAAGGGAAGATTGGGCAACAATGTCTGCACCGGAGCAGGAGTTTGGTCGCTTTATTCAACAATGGTTCTTTGCTGAAGGTGCTTTTAACCTTATTCAGACTACCAAGCCGCAAACGTTGGGTTATGGCTTAAATGATTCGCCGGTGGGCCTGGCTTCATGGATCGTGGAAAAGTTTCATGGTTGGTCCGGCAAGCCTGAAAATCTTGATGATCACTTTACCAAAGATGTGCTGCTCACCAATATCATGATATATTGGATCACTCAAACGATCAATACCTCTATCCGGACATATGCCGAAGAGAGCAAGGTAGCATGGACTACAGGGCTTAAATCAGAAATGAAGGTGGAAGTTCCTACCGGTGTATCCTTATTCCCGGGAGAGGCCCCTTTCCCTATTGAGTGGGTCAATAGGAAAGTAAATGTGCAACAGTTTAATATCATTGAAAAAGGGAGCCATTTTGCTGCACTGGACGCTCCTGATTTATTTTCAAAGGAGCTTAGTGACTTTTTCTATAATAGATCTAAATAA
- a CDS encoding acetyl-CoA carboxylase carboxyltransferase subunit alpha, with the protein MQFLDFEKPIENLYEQLAKLKENGEKSGVDVSATVKEYEVKIADTRQEIYDHLTAWQRVQLSRHPDRPYTLAYIEKMCSNFVELHGDRNVKDDKAMVGGFADLDGETVMFIGQQKGVNTKMRQLRNFGMANPEGYRKALRLMKLAERFNKPIVTLIDTPGAYPGLEAEERGQAEAIARNLFEMVKLRVPVICIIIGEGASGGALGIGIGDRVLMLENSWYTVISPENCSTILWRSWNFKEKAAEELKLTSDYMSQFGLVDGVIREPLGGAHVNPDEMADILKKRIKEALAELKNIDPETRIEQRIDKFSRMGFYEEH; encoded by the coding sequence ATGCAATTCCTGGATTTCGAAAAACCTATCGAGAATTTATATGAGCAGCTGGCCAAGCTGAAGGAAAATGGTGAAAAGTCTGGGGTGGATGTTTCTGCCACTGTAAAGGAGTATGAGGTGAAAATCGCCGATACCCGCCAGGAAATTTACGACCATTTGACTGCGTGGCAACGTGTTCAGCTCAGCCGCCATCCCGATAGGCCCTATACGCTCGCGTATATTGAAAAGATGTGCTCCAACTTCGTGGAACTGCACGGCGACCGTAATGTGAAGGACGATAAAGCCATGGTAGGCGGTTTCGCTGACCTCGACGGTGAAACAGTGATGTTTATCGGCCAGCAGAAAGGTGTAAATACCAAAATGCGTCAGCTGAGAAACTTCGGTATGGCTAATCCTGAAGGTTATCGTAAAGCGCTGCGCCTCATGAAACTCGCAGAACGCTTCAATAAACCTATCGTTACGCTCATCGATACCCCCGGTGCTTACCCAGGGCTCGAAGCGGAAGAAAGAGGCCAGGCCGAAGCCATCGCACGTAACCTCTTCGAAATGGTGAAACTCCGCGTGCCTGTAATTTGTATCATTATCGGTGAAGGTGCCTCCGGTGGCGCCCTCGGTATCGGTATCGGCGATCGCGTACTCATGCTCGAAAACAGCTGGTATACCGTTATTTCCCCGGAAAACTGCTCCACTATCCTCTGGCGTAGCTGGAACTTTAAAGAGAAGGCAGCTGAAGAATTAAAACTTACTTCAGACTATATGAGCCAGTTCGGACTCGTTGACGGCGTTATCCGTGAACCGCTCGGTGGTGCACACGTAAACCCCGATGAAATGGCTGATATCCTGAAAAAACGTATCAAAGAAGCACTGGCAGAACTCAAAAACATCGATCCGGAAACCCGTATCGAACAACGTATCGACAAATTCTCCCGCATGGGCTTTTACGAAGAACATTAA
- the dapA gene encoding 4-hydroxy-tetrahydrodipicolinate synthase, whose amino-acid sequence MEQLRGTGVALVTPFKADESIDWNALEKLIDYVIVGGVDYIVTLGTTGETPTLSVEEKQDLVKFTFEKVSKRVPVVVGVGDYSTKAVVRSLENYPLEQAAAVLSVAPYYNKPTQEGIYQHYKMIAQASPKPIILYNVPGRTGRNMTADTTLRLAHEVENIVAMKEASGDMLQCMQILRDKPKDFIVVSGDDALALPQLACGMDGVISVAANYFAADFPAMVKAALRNDFPAARALNDKMMKGFDMMFAENNPAGIKAFLAHKGIVENVFRLPVLPVTDDLYNEIGEYLRKY is encoded by the coding sequence ATGGAACAATTAAGAGGCACAGGGGTGGCTTTGGTGACACCCTTTAAAGCAGATGAAAGCATAGACTGGAACGCTCTCGAAAAGCTGATCGACTATGTGATTGTTGGCGGCGTTGACTATATCGTAACGCTCGGCACAACTGGTGAAACTCCAACGCTCTCCGTAGAAGAGAAGCAGGACCTGGTGAAATTCACTTTTGAAAAGGTATCGAAACGGGTGCCAGTTGTGGTAGGAGTTGGTGATTACAGCACAAAAGCAGTTGTCAGAAGCCTCGAAAATTATCCGCTTGAACAGGCTGCTGCTGTACTCAGTGTTGCTCCCTACTACAATAAACCTACACAGGAAGGTATCTACCAGCATTATAAAATGATCGCACAGGCTTCTCCTAAGCCAATCATTCTCTATAATGTTCCTGGTCGTACCGGCCGTAACATGACTGCCGACACTACTTTACGCCTCGCGCACGAAGTAGAAAACATCGTAGCCATGAAAGAAGCCTCCGGTGATATGCTCCAATGCATGCAGATCCTCCGCGATAAACCGAAAGATTTTATCGTTGTCAGCGGCGACGATGCCCTGGCGCTGCCACAGCTGGCATGCGGTATGGACGGCGTTATCTCTGTTGCTGCCAACTACTTCGCTGCCGATTTTCCGGCAATGGTAAAAGCAGCCCTCAGAAACGATTTCCCTGCTGCCCGCGCACTCAACGATAAAATGATGAAAGGCTTCGACATGATGTTCGCTGAAAACAACCCGGCTGGTATCAAGGCATTCCTGGCCCATAAAGGCATTGTTGAAAACGTATTCCGCCTGCCGGTACTCCCTGTTACTGATGATCTCTATAACGAGATCGGTGAGTACCTCCGCAAATACTAA
- a CDS encoding ribonuclease Z — MFGVTILGNNSAIPTLDRHPTAQIVTCNDQLLLIDCGEGTQLQFAKYGIRRSKLRYIFISHLHGDHYFGLIGLLNTLSLMGRTEPLSIFAPPELEQIIQIQLDCAGTILKFELTFVPLMPEYSGVILEDKDLEVRCFPTQHRISCFGFSVLLQKRKRKLLPDQAKAYEIPAAYYGKLQEGADYVRKDGSIVKNDWVTMSPGKGKRYVYCADTLYDENLLPYLKDADLMYHETTYLHELADRAAERFHSTTVQAATLAATAHVKRLLIGHFSSKYKELDQFLEESRPVFPNTDIAAEGTTFIV, encoded by the coding sequence ATGTTTGGAGTAACGATTTTAGGAAATAATTCAGCCATCCCCACCCTGGACAGGCACCCGACAGCGCAGATCGTCACCTGTAACGATCAGTTGCTGCTGATAGATTGCGGGGAAGGGACCCAGCTGCAATTTGCAAAATATGGCATCAGGCGTAGCAAGCTCCGGTATATCTTTATCAGCCATTTGCATGGCGACCACTATTTTGGACTGATAGGATTACTGAATACCCTGAGTTTGATGGGCAGAACGGAGCCCCTTAGCATTTTTGCCCCTCCGGAGCTGGAACAGATCATCCAGATTCAATTGGACTGTGCCGGTACCATTTTGAAGTTTGAGCTCACTTTTGTGCCGCTAATGCCGGAATACAGCGGTGTTATCCTGGAGGATAAGGACCTGGAGGTTCGTTGTTTTCCTACCCAGCACCGGATTAGCTGTTTCGGATTTTCGGTGTTATTGCAGAAAAGGAAGCGTAAACTGCTGCCAGACCAGGCGAAGGCCTATGAAATTCCGGCCGCTTATTACGGTAAACTGCAGGAAGGGGCGGATTATGTCAGGAAAGATGGCAGCATCGTCAAAAATGACTGGGTAACGATGTCGCCGGGAAAAGGCAAGCGGTATGTATACTGTGCAGATACGCTTTATGATGAAAATCTGCTGCCATACCTGAAGGATGCTGACCTGATGTACCATGAAACGACTTACCTGCATGAACTGGCAGACAGGGCGGCAGAGCGTTTTCACAGCACCACGGTGCAGGCAGCGACGCTGGCGGCAACAGCGCATGTAAAGCGGCTGCTGATTGGTCATTTTTCTTCTAAATACAAGGAATTAGACCAGTTTCTGGAAGAAAGCAGGCCTGTATTTCCGAATACCGACATTGCGGCTGAAGGCACCACCTTTATTGTATAA
- a CDS encoding anti-anti-sigma factor codes for MKFKIDTKEKIVVFCPEENALDANLSASFITTATTLPGLETRNLILDLHLIETADDAGIEAIFAVYGFMYDNNRSCAITGLNNILTARLKAEGPENLNLAPTMAEAIDLVMMEELERELLDGME; via the coding sequence ATGAAATTCAAAATTGATACCAAAGAAAAAATAGTGGTTTTTTGTCCGGAAGAAAATGCTTTGGATGCTAATTTGTCAGCCTCGTTCATTACTACCGCTACCACCCTGCCCGGCCTGGAAACCCGCAATCTCATACTGGATTTACATTTGATCGAAACTGCGGACGATGCCGGCATAGAAGCCATTTTTGCAGTCTACGGCTTCATGTATGACAATAATCGCTCATGTGCGATCACCGGTCTTAACAACATTTTAACTGCGCGCCTGAAAGCAGAGGGGCCTGAAAACCTTAATCTTGCTCCTACCATGGCCGAAGCAATAGACCTGGTGATGATGGAAGAACTGGAACGGGAATTATTGGACGGAATGGAATAA
- a CDS encoding ATP-dependent Clp protease ATP-binding subunit, with protein MDQNFSPQVKEIISFSREEALRLGNDFIGTEHLLLGIIREGEGTAVKILQALNVDLYELRKEVELAVKDKTGKNIANINSLPLTRQAEKVIRVTVLEAKALKSATVETEHLMLSILKNKENVCTQILQQFDVDYDTFKNELGFVKSADPKAEFDDPGEEEFEDERKSYASKAKQTNTKSKTPVLDNFGRDITKLAESGSLDPIVGREQEIERVSQILSRRKKNNPILIGEPGVGKTAIVEGLALRIVQRKVSRVLFDKRVVSLDLAALVAGTKYRGQFEERMKAIMNELEKNRDVILFIDEIHTIVGAGGASGSLDASNIFKPALARGELQCIGASTLDEYRMYIEKDGALDRRFQKVMVEPPSVDETIQILNNIKPRYEEYHNVSYTEDAIEACVKLSDRYMTDRLLPDKAIDVLDEVGARVHLKNINVPQNILDLEKQIEDIKQEKNKVVKSQRFEEAAALRDTEKKLGEDLERAKAMWEEEVKHKRYPIDEEAIAEVVSMMTGIPVKRMVQAESDKLRRMGEDLKGAVVGQDEAISKVTKAIQRNRVGLKDPKKPIGTFIFLGPTGVGKTELAKSLARYMFDSDDALIRIDMSEYMEKFSVSRLIGAPPGYVGYEEGGQLTEKVRRKPYSVILLDEIEKAHPDIYNLLLQVLDDGILTDGLGRKVDFKNTLIIMTSNIGARQLKDFGAGVGFSTSTRVSSEEENTKSVIEKALKRTFSPEFLNRIDDVIIFNQLNKEHIYTIIDITMQSVLKRLNSLGFSLELTEEAKGFLADKGYDQQFGARPLHRAIQKYLEDPLAEEILNMNIHDGDILVADLDKENQKLIFTLKNNSSKSKSEKSEA; from the coding sequence ATGGACCAGAATTTTTCACCGCAAGTTAAGGAGATCATTTCGTTCAGCAGGGAGGAAGCTTTACGCCTGGGAAATGATTTCATCGGTACTGAACACCTGCTGTTAGGTATTATTCGCGAAGGCGAAGGCACGGCCGTAAAGATTCTGCAAGCGTTAAACGTGGACCTGTACGAATTACGCAAAGAAGTAGAACTGGCTGTAAAAGATAAGACGGGGAAAAACATTGCCAATATCAATAGTCTTCCCCTGACAAGACAGGCTGAAAAGGTTATCCGCGTCACGGTACTCGAAGCGAAAGCCCTCAAGAGTGCCACCGTTGAAACGGAACACCTGATGCTGTCTATCTTAAAAAATAAAGAAAACGTTTGTACACAAATCTTACAACAATTTGACGTGGACTACGATACTTTTAAAAACGAACTAGGCTTTGTAAAATCTGCTGATCCAAAAGCAGAATTCGATGATCCGGGTGAGGAAGAATTTGAAGACGAAAGAAAGAGCTACGCCTCCAAAGCCAAACAGACAAATACCAAGTCCAAAACACCGGTACTGGACAATTTTGGTAGAGACATTACCAAGCTGGCCGAGTCAGGCAGCTTAGATCCTATTGTTGGTCGTGAACAGGAAATCGAACGCGTGTCGCAGATCCTCTCCCGCCGCAAGAAGAACAATCCTATCCTCATCGGTGAACCCGGTGTTGGTAAAACTGCCATCGTGGAAGGCCTCGCCCTCCGCATCGTGCAACGCAAGGTTTCCCGCGTATTGTTCGATAAACGTGTTGTCAGCTTAGACCTCGCCGCCCTGGTAGCCGGTACCAAATACCGCGGCCAGTTCGAGGAAAGGATGAAAGCCATCATGAACGAACTCGAGAAAAACAGGGACGTTATCCTGTTTATCGATGAAATACATACCATCGTTGGTGCGGGTGGTGCCTCCGGATCCCTGGATGCTTCCAATATCTTTAAACCAGCCCTCGCAAGAGGTGAGCTCCAATGCATTGGCGCTTCCACCCTCGATGAATACCGTATGTACATCGAGAAAGACGGTGCACTCGACCGCCGCTTCCAGAAAGTAATGGTAGAACCACCTTCCGTGGATGAAACCATTCAGATCCTCAATAATATCAAGCCTCGTTATGAAGAATACCATAATGTTAGCTATACTGAGGATGCCATCGAAGCATGCGTGAAACTGAGCGACCGTTACATGACAGACCGCCTGCTGCCAGACAAAGCCATCGACGTACTCGATGAAGTCGGCGCCCGCGTTCACCTCAAAAACATCAATGTTCCGCAGAATATCCTCGACCTCGAAAAACAGATTGAAGATATCAAGCAGGAAAAAAATAAAGTAGTGAAAAGCCAACGCTTCGAAGAAGCCGCTGCACTGCGCGATACTGAAAAGAAACTGGGTGAAGACCTGGAACGCGCAAAAGCCATGTGGGAAGAAGAAGTGAAGCATAAACGCTACCCGATTGATGAAGAAGCCATCGCGGAAGTTGTCAGCATGATGACCGGTATCCCTGTGAAAAGGATGGTACAGGCAGAAAGCGATAAATTACGCCGCATGGGTGAAGATCTGAAAGGTGCAGTGGTTGGACAGGACGAAGCTATCAGCAAAGTCACCAAAGCCATCCAGCGTAACCGCGTAGGTCTGAAAGATCCGAAAAAACCAATCGGTACATTCATCTTCCTCGGCCCTACCGGGGTGGGTAAAACAGAGCTCGCCAAATCACTGGCCCGCTACATGTTCGACTCCGATGATGCACTGATCCGTATCGATATGAGTGAATACATGGAGAAATTCTCCGTTAGCCGCTTAATCGGTGCGCCTCCGGGCTATGTTGGCTACGAAGAAGGTGGTCAGCTGACAGAAAAAGTTCGCCGTAAACCTTATTCAGTAATCCTGCTGGATGAGATCGAAAAAGCACACCCGGATATATATAACCTCCTGTTACAGGTACTCGATGATGGTATTCTGACTGACGGTCTCGGCCGTAAGGTAGACTTTAAAAATACCCTCATTATTATGACTTCTAACATTGGTGCCCGTCAGTTGAAAGACTTCGGTGCAGGTGTTGGATTCTCTACCAGTACCCGTGTGAGCAGCGAAGAAGAGAATACAAAATCAGTGATCGAAAAAGCACTGAAACGTACCTTCTCTCCTGAGTTCCTCAACAGGATTGATGATGTGATCATATTTAACCAGCTCAACAAAGAGCATATCTATACGATCATCGACATCACCATGCAGAGTGTGCTGAAACGTCTGAACAGCCTTGGCTTCAGCCTGGAACTGACAGAAGAAGCAAAAGGCTTCCTCGCAGACAAAGGCTACGATCAGCAGTTTGGTGCGCGTCCGCTGCACAGGGCCATCCAGAAATACCTGGAAGATCCTTTAGCCGAAGAAATCCTGAACATGAATATTCATGACGGTGATATCCTCGTAGCAGACCTGGACAAAGAAAACCAGAAGCTGATATTTACACTGAAAAACAACTCTTCCAAGAGTAAATCAGAAAAATCAGAGGCTTAA
- a CDS encoding T9SS type A sorting domain-containing protein codes for MRTFTFIFILLLGMIRSAQAQLGVYIPSGDSVWLYNNTQVGIFSNMTNDGVLGSGPGSTFYILGKRWMNGSSASLPDESKNGRSGVGGNFLFSSLNPILGDVGQQIIYGNYSVATRTGTSFPNMEVNNGKGILLDDLSDLKIRNKLHFTSGKIYLNGWNLLIGETDAGDITGYSDSRYVVTGNTFAGGFLYRVNVKTAANKVVFPIGSDDKSYNPGAVLLDGGATDGFGMRAFDSAYIIAIGGGVIKDSFVNKTWNIQRMDNTGGKATVILQHMDVAEQPRYKLNKDSSYITRFGITGWDKLNVTPAKALPGTLTTTTMLQPATMHMRVFTDLGSNTYFSKRILNVKVDPAIFLLFEAFRTSPSMAQLNWTTSREVNNLQFEVERRYANEEAFKTIAVVGTKAPNGNSTTPLSYTYNDPNNYDDDTYYRIKVIGKDGTVIYSEIRIVPPIFTIQVYPNPNHGNFHVKIRGLNDEMFLQLYDTWGQMLRQYTVKRDADIEFTHMPSGVYYLTLFNKQTQKKVYTTKVVVVP; via the coding sequence ATGAGAACCTTTACCTTCATTTTCATTTTACTGCTGGGAATGATACGATCAGCACAGGCACAGCTGGGCGTATACATACCTTCAGGAGATTCCGTCTGGTTATATAACAATACCCAGGTGGGCATCTTCAGTAATATGACAAATGATGGTGTACTGGGTTCCGGTCCGGGAAGTACCTTTTACATTCTCGGTAAAAGATGGATGAATGGCAGTAGTGCCTCCTTGCCGGATGAAAGTAAAAATGGCAGATCAGGTGTTGGTGGAAATTTTCTGTTCTCTTCCCTTAATCCTATTTTAGGAGATGTTGGCCAGCAAATCATATATGGAAACTACAGCGTAGCTACGCGTACCGGTACCAGCTTCCCCAATATGGAGGTTAACAACGGGAAAGGCATACTCCTCGATGATCTCAGCGATCTTAAAATCAGAAACAAACTCCACTTTACCAGTGGTAAAATATATCTCAACGGCTGGAATCTCCTGATAGGAGAAACAGACGCAGGTGACATTACCGGTTATAGCGATTCCCGCTATGTCGTTACCGGCAATACTTTTGCCGGAGGTTTCCTGTATCGTGTAAATGTTAAAACTGCTGCCAATAAGGTTGTTTTCCCTATCGGCTCAGATGATAAATCCTATAACCCGGGAGCGGTGCTGCTCGATGGCGGTGCTACTGATGGGTTTGGTATGCGTGCTTTCGATAGTGCATATATTATCGCAATCGGTGGTGGTGTGATCAAAGACAGCTTTGTCAACAAAACCTGGAATATCCAGCGTATGGATAATACCGGCGGTAAAGCTACCGTGATATTGCAGCACATGGATGTAGCAGAGCAGCCAAGATACAAGCTGAACAAAGATAGCAGCTATATCACCCGATTTGGTATTACCGGCTGGGATAAGCTCAACGTAACACCGGCGAAAGCATTACCGGGAACGCTGACCACCACAACCATGCTGCAACCTGCTACCATGCACATGCGTGTATTCACAGACCTGGGAAGCAATACCTATTTCTCCAAACGCATACTCAACGTAAAGGTAGATCCGGCAATATTCCTGCTGTTCGAAGCATTCAGAACGAGTCCTTCGATGGCGCAACTCAACTGGACCACCAGTCGTGAGGTGAATAACCTCCAATTCGAGGTGGAACGCCGCTATGCGAACGAAGAGGCCTTTAAAACTATTGCTGTGGTGGGTACCAAAGCGCCTAACGGCAATAGTACTACGCCACTCAGTTATACCTACAACGATCCTAACAACTACGACGACGATACCTATTATCGCATTAAGGTAATTGGCAAAGATGGTACGGTGATCTATTCTGAAATTAGGATTGTACCGCCGATATTCACTATCCAGGTATATCCTAACCCGAACCATGGCAACTTCCATGTGAAAATCCGTGGCCTGAACGACGAAATGTTCCTGCAGCTCTACGATACATGGGGTCAGATGTTACGTCAGTATACTGTAAAACGTGATGCCGATATCGAGTTCACACACATGCCTTCCGGCGTATACTACCTGACACTGTTTAACAAACAGACACAGAAAAAAGTATATACGACGAAAGTGGTGGTAGTGCCCTAA